TCCCACCCTCCGTCTAAAGACACCACAATTTTTGGGGAAAGCTGCTTCACAAAGCGCAGAAGATTGGGCAAAGCAGAGGGCTGATTCGAAGAAGACCAAACTGGGAAATTCACAGCCACTGCCTCATTTTGGTTTGTTCGGAACAAGGGCAAAGAGTAAGGGGCTTGATCTAAAGAATCAAAGTTAAGCACCACAAGCTCAAAACTCAAACCAATCTCATTAGCAAATAGCATAAGACTTTCACGCATAAGACCAAGCTCAATAGGATGGTGCGTCAAGGGCGAGGCAAAGGCAGTAATTCTCAATGCACGAACTCCTCTAATCCTCATGGGAAGCTCCTGCATAAAGGATGCCCACTGAGCACCACATCCAATATCGAAGTCCATAATGTGAATTCGTTCAGCATCATCAAGAGCTTCAAGCAGAGCCTGGTTGGAGGTAAAATTTACAAATTGGATAAACGGAGAGACTTCAGAGAAGACCTTGTAAGCTAACAGTTTGAAGATAACGTCAAAACGGGTGGGGCTTTTCGGAGGTGGGGGAGAGACTGAGTTATTCGTGATAAGTAATTGTAAAGCCTTCCTGATGTAGAAAGCAGCCCTTTGAAAGGGCTTACCAACCGGAGATAGTTGGTGATTGAGCCGCGCCAATATCCCGCGCGCGTGTGCAAAATTCCCAGTCCCTACCAACTCTGCAGCCTTGTGAAGCAGTTCCAACACTTCCTCTTCTGCCACCATATGCTGTTGCAGCTGCTTTCTGATAAACAACTCATGCCCGGCGAGTTTTGGGATCTGAGAAGAAAATTCCAAGTTACCCGCATTGAGACGCTTTGGCAAGGGCTCAAGGAGGTCCTGTTCTTGAGGTAATGGAAAGGAAAAGTTTGGATTTTGAGGACGCTGTTGATGCCGTTGCCGGCCCATCAAAATCTGAGGCTTCTCAAGGTCCTGCTGCTGCTGTTGATAAAGCGTAGGCAAAGTAACAGGAAGACCAATACTGTTATCTGGAGAAGCAGATATTATATCTTGAATACTAATATCCAACCCAACAGTAGCACCAAGAACCTTGTGATTATTAACCCCCTCAACTGAAGAACAACTTGGCGTCGCTACACCAACCTTCCCATTATCATTATTGTTGGGATTTGGCACAAACCCAGAATCAGGAAAACCACCCAAAATAGGAGCAGCGCTTGATAACACATTACCGGAAGTAGCAAGGCTACCAATTGGTTCAAACCCTGGACTTGGGTCAACAACCCACGACCCTGCATTGCCATCAAAATCATGACCCTGATTAGGACCAGTACTCCCACTCTGGAGCAGCTGTTTGATGCCAAAGGAATGGTCACCTGCGTCACCAGCAATCCAACGCAGAAGCGAGTGGTCTTGACCCGGTGAAACGGCTGATTCAGACAGCAGAGTCTCCCAATCTCCCAACCCGATGTTGCATCTTTGAGTACCTTCATGCTCTGGAACAAGGTCTATTTCACTCGGGATCTGCCGAAGCTCCGTGGCCCATTCTTCTTTGTTGTTAGGCGGTGCTATGGTGGCCGCCGTGTTGGTGGTGTTTTCGGTGGAATTACCTCCGCCGGCTCCACCGTTGAAAGACGACGTGGGAGTGGATGCTGATGTGGGTGGGCTTTGGCTTCTTCTCATATGAAGAACAGAAGTTGGTTCTTG
Above is a genomic segment from Gossypium arboreum isolate Shixiya-1 chromosome 8, ASM2569848v2, whole genome shotgun sequence containing:
- the LOC108467555 gene encoding scarecrow-like protein 27 — translated: MQFQLQVNGAVELPGFGSICQQDKWIKQQEGVANGFYYNNEQEPTSVLHMRRSQSPPTSASTPTSSFNGGAGGGNSTENTTNTAATIAPPNNKEEWATELRQIPSEIDLVPEHEGTQRCNIGLGDWETLLSESAVSPGQDHSLLRWIAGDAGDHSFGIKQLLQSGSTGPNQGHDFDGNAGSWVVDPSPGFEPIGSLATSGNVLSSAAPILGGFPDSGFVPNPNNNDNGKVGVATPSCSSVEGVNNHKVLGATVGLDISIQDIISASPDNSIGLPVTLPTLYQQQQQDLEKPQILMGRQRHQQRPQNPNFSFPLPQEQDLLEPLPKRLNAGNLEFSSQIPKLAGHELFIRKQLQQHMVAEEEVLELLHKAAELVGTGNFAHARGILARLNHQLSPVGKPFQRAAFYIRKALQLLITNNSVSPPPPKSPTRFDVIFKLLAYKVFSEVSPFIQFVNFTSNQALLEALDDAERIHIMDFDIGCGAQWASFMQELPMRIRGVRALRITAFASPLTHHPIELGLMRESLMLFANEIGLSFELVVLNFDSLDQAPYSLPLFRTNQNEAVAVNFPVWSSSNQPSALPNLLRFVKQLSPKIVVSLDGGWDRNDLPFPELVTCAFQSYKNIFESLDAGNVTSDVVNKIERFLIVPRIESTVLGRLRAPENMPLWKTLLCSSGFTPVTFSNFTITQADCVVKRAQVRGFHVEKRQPSLVLCWQQRELISASAWRC